The genome window CATGGTTGTTTGAACTGTAAATATAATCCACGTTAATAAAATGAAGTTCCACTGTTTCAATGGTTAAACGAGTTATAATCTGAAATAAAACTTTGGAACGTTTTAGGGGTAGTTTATACCCTGTTGGCAAATCAATAACCTCTTCCCAATATTCTACCGTTTGAGCTGAGTCTATCACATTAGACATAACAGTGGGCATACTCATACCCCATTTCGCCACAAGATGTCGATCCACAGTCCAGCCTTCCGGAAGTGTTTGGACTTGGAATGATGAGCGAGTAGAACGCTGCCGAGGAGACGGTTTACTAGATGTCTTCTTAGCTTCTTCATTATTCTGGGAAGATTTTTCTGTTATATTTTTTTTGGGAATTATAAATACTTCAGGTTCCGGTGATTTGCTTAAGGCACAACTCATGAGGGGAACACTCAAAGTTAGGAAAATTAATTTATAAGCATGCTTCATAAAATGTTCTATTTTTTCTTGGGTGGATGTTGTGGATGTTCATTTCCCCGATGGCACACCCAACAGGAAATTTCATGAAAATTAAGATCATTCATTGTTTTATTGGATTGTTGAACCATTGCCATCATTTGACGAGCGACTTTTTTATGATCCTTTTCATCGCTGGAATAATCAGTCAAATTATGGCAGAAATTACACTTAACACCCAATTCGGGTGCTACAACAGATTTCATAAATTTTACTAATTCACGTTTAGTTTTATAATGTAACACCTTCACATTTTTCAATTCAGATTTCTGTGCAAACAGAAATCCGCTTATAAGCGCAATAATAATATACCTTTTCATAAGTCTTCTCCTAAAACCACAAGTGTAATTGGGATAAAACTTCAACTCCTCTCGGTGATTTACCAGCGGATAAATGGGATGATCGGATTTGAAATTTGATATCTACAAAGGGTAAAGGTACATAATTCAATCCAAAAGTGGTACGACGAATTGCATCTTTTGTATATTTTATACTTTCGTCAAAAAAATCAATTCGCCCCGATATATTCCATCCTCGTTTAACTTTCCATGTCAATTCACTATAGCTGGCAATGGATCGACCTGACACCAAGTTTTCAGCAATAGTTACTTCTCCTATCCAAGATATATCTCCGCGGGCAATGCCGCCATACACGTTAAACATTTGCAATCCTTTTTCGGCAATGGATTCTTTTAAATAAGAAATCCCTATCATTTTATTCCATGACCCATTTGAGATGAAATGCTCTAAACGAATAAAAGAAGACTGGGACTTATCATTTAAATAGCCTTTTGCCAATCCGAATGAATAATGAGTGTCTCCCCTGTATTGACCTAATTCTAAAAGGGGTGCATTTTTAAGTGTAGGAATAAAGGGCATTCCCTCCCGATTATTACCATTCACTAGTTTAATATTTCCACCTCGCGTGAAGACTGTATGGTCAGCCAATTTCAATCCAAATGTCGGTTTCCCAAGTCCAGCTTTTAGATATCCGTTAAATCCATTTAATCGGAATTGAAAAGCCAAATCTGATTGAAGGGTTGCTAATTGGGCTAATGCAATTACCTTACCCACTTCAGTTTTTATTTGAATGTTAGCTTGCATCGGAAAAATGGCAAGGCCATCGGGTAAATCACCATTATTTTTGGAGACAGATTGGATTCGCACATCACCGCCAAATTGAAAATGCTTTAGGATAATTCCGGTATAACCTGAAATTTTATCAGGAATTTTACGTGCTAAATCATCTAGGCCATAAGCGATCCCATAATCATTCCGCAGTCCCCCACCCGTTGGATCAAAGTGACAAAGAATACAAGATGAACCACTTTCCAATGCATAACGAGGGACGGCCCAGAGAATAGTAGAAAAAAGAAATATATAAAGGAGGAATCGGTTAAAATATCGAATAATCAATTGTTCAGAGCACCTTGGTCTATCCACTTTTTTACCAATTCGATTTTTGAATCACTCCATTTGCTTGCGGGCTCAGGGGGCATGCGATCACCAAATGCTATTCCTTGCAATTTTTTGATTATTAAACTTTCTCCACTGTTTTTTGGAATCACAACAGGACTATTATTACTGCCTGCCTTCATTAAGTTTGTGTAATTACGAACAGATAGTTTACCTTGATTACCGTGGCAATTTATACAACTGGCATTAAAGAGTGGTTGAATATCATCATTAAAACTGACATCTTCTGGAAGTTCTTCGTCCTCCTTAGGATTATTTCCAAAATCACTACAGGCGATTAAACCTATAAAAAGAATGGGGAATATTTTTTTCATTTCGAGTAGAAACAAAA of Candidatus Neomarinimicrobiota bacterium contains these proteins:
- a CDS encoding c-type cytochrome, whose protein sequence is MKRYIIIALISGFLFAQKSELKNVKVLHYKTKRELVKFMKSVVAPELGVKCNFCHNLTDYSSDEKDHKKVARQMMAMVQQSNKTMNDLNFHEISCWVCHRGNEHPQHPPKKK